A single Pseudomonas sp. MM223 DNA region contains:
- a CDS encoding NADH dehydrogenase-like protein, whose translation MKSNILIIGAGFAGVWSALSAARLLDQAQRDDLSISVLAPQAELRIRPRFYEANAHTLKAPVGELFEAVGVRFITGNAEAIDADARSVSYTDSQGQRQQIGYDRLILAAGSQVARPAVPGLAEHTFDVDQIESAMRLEQHLTGLAALPASAARNTVVVCGGGFTGIETATEMPARLRAILGDDVRVLLVDRGTSIGAALGAGIKPSIVAASEHAGVEWLTDTSVVAVDAGGVTLDNGEYIASNTVIWTVGVKASPLTAQVAGERDNFGRLKVDDHLKVVGQQHIYATGDTAWAAVDEIGNHALMTCQHAIPMGRHSGNNAMADLLGVAPVVYRQPKYVTCLDLGEWGAAYSEGWERELKLQGQEGKNLKRQINSVWIYPPAADRAVALAAADPMIAIV comes from the coding sequence ATGAAATCGAACATCCTCATCATCGGTGCCGGCTTTGCCGGCGTCTGGAGCGCCCTGAGCGCCGCCCGCCTGCTCGACCAGGCCCAGCGCGACGACCTGAGCATCAGCGTGCTCGCCCCGCAAGCCGAACTGCGTATTCGCCCCCGCTTCTACGAAGCCAATGCGCATACCCTGAAAGCCCCCGTAGGTGAGTTGTTCGAGGCCGTGGGCGTGCGCTTCATCACCGGCAATGCCGAGGCCATCGACGCCGATGCGCGCAGCGTCAGCTACACCGACAGCCAAGGCCAGCGCCAACAGATCGGCTACGACCGCCTTATCCTCGCCGCCGGCAGCCAGGTGGCACGCCCAGCAGTGCCGGGGCTTGCCGAACACACGTTCGATGTCGACCAGATTGAGTCGGCCATGCGCCTGGAGCAGCACCTGACCGGCCTGGCCGCCCTGCCCGCTTCGGCTGCCCGCAACACCGTGGTGGTCTGCGGCGGTGGGTTCACCGGTATCGAAACCGCTACCGAAATGCCCGCCCGCCTGCGCGCCATCCTCGGTGACGACGTGAGGGTATTGCTGGTCGACCGTGGCACCAGCATTGGCGCGGCACTGGGTGCTGGTATCAAGCCATCGATCGTTGCTGCATCGGAACACGCTGGCGTCGAATGGCTGACCGATACCTCGGTGGTGGCTGTGGATGCAGGCGGCGTCACCCTCGACAACGGCGAATACATCGCCAGCAACACCGTCATCTGGACCGTCGGCGTCAAGGCCAGCCCGCTGACCGCGCAGGTTGCCGGCGAGCGTGACAACTTCGGCCGGCTGAAGGTCGACGATCACCTGAAGGTGGTTGGCCAGCAACACATCTACGCCACCGGTGATACCGCCTGGGCGGCCGTCGATGAAATCGGCAATCACGCCCTGATGACGTGCCAGCACGCTATTCCGATGGGCCGTCACAGTGGCAACAATGCCATGGCCGATTTGCTCGGAGTGGCGCCGGTCGTTTACCGCCAGCCCAAATACGTTACCTGCCTCGACCTGGGTGAATGGGGCGCGGCGTACAGCGAAGGCTGGGAACGGGAACTGAAACTGCAAGGCCAGGAAGGCAAGAACCTGAAACGCCAGATCAACTCGGTGTGGATCTACCCGCCAGCGGCTGATCGCGCCGTGGCCCTGGCCGCTGCCGATCCGATGATTGCGATCGTTTAA
- a CDS encoding Putative HTH-type transcriptional regulator — protein MSLYSAGVEYGIHCLLFLVDERGDSRESSVRDLAELQGVPQEYLAKVFTKLARAKLVVATEGVRGGFRLARPSDEITVLDIVNAIDGPKKIFDCREIRERCTLFEGSAPGWATEGTCAIHAVMLGAQKRMEEALAQQTILDLARRFGRKAPAEFGQQVNTWMGERREGKGSGDIPVSQV, from the coding sequence ATGTCGCTTTACAGTGCTGGCGTCGAATACGGTATCCATTGCCTGTTGTTCCTGGTGGACGAGCGTGGTGATTCGCGCGAATCCAGTGTGCGTGATCTGGCGGAGTTGCAGGGTGTGCCCCAGGAGTACCTGGCCAAGGTCTTCACCAAGCTGGCGCGTGCCAAGCTGGTGGTTGCCACAGAAGGTGTGCGCGGCGGCTTTCGCCTGGCCCGGCCCTCGGACGAGATCACCGTGCTGGACATCGTCAATGCCATCGACGGACCGAAGAAAATCTTCGACTGCCGCGAGATTCGCGAACGCTGCACGCTGTTCGAAGGTTCTGCTCCGGGATGGGCGACTGAAGGCACCTGCGCGATCCATGCAGTGATGCTGGGGGCACAGAAGCGTATGGAAGAGGCCTTGGCGCAACAGACCATTCTGGACCTGGCGCGACGGTTCGGGCGCAAGGCGCCGGCCGAGTTCGGTCAACAGGTGAATACCTGGATGGGTGAGCGGCGTGAAGGCAAAGGTAGCGGGGACATACCGGTCAGTCAGGTCTGA
- the mtrA gene encoding HTH-type transcriptional regulator MtrA (*Name mtrA): protein MISSSHLVDWLLEGLELDASLFHVGRHCGGWHASTQGMGRASFHLVVQGHCWLHIDGQPQAVRLEKGDAVFLLRDLAYRLSSDQDPVDACAQPRQAMQALDSEASDGVGLVCGFFHFQSGLSSLIIEGLADWILLRAEDPAGSAARALFELILEECRRAAGPSQALLERLTHLLFLYVLRQQVNAGQSLGGLVALARQPAFAGLLEQLIEQPGQAWTLESMAACTGLSRSAFFKRFNELAGQSPGQVLLALRMRHASQLLRAGNTVEQVGAQVGYQSVAAFTRAFAKAVGVQPGAYRRQHEGR, encoded by the coding sequence ATGATTTCGTCGAGCCACCTTGTCGATTGGTTATTAGAGGGCCTGGAGCTCGATGCCAGCCTGTTTCATGTCGGCCGCCACTGCGGTGGCTGGCACGCCAGCACCCAGGGCATGGGCCGCGCCAGCTTTCACCTGGTGGTGCAAGGGCATTGCTGGCTGCACATCGACGGCCAGCCGCAAGCGGTGCGCCTGGAAAAGGGAGATGCCGTGTTCCTGTTGCGTGACCTTGCCTATCGCTTGTCCAGCGATCAGGACCCGGTCGACGCCTGCGCCCAACCGCGCCAGGCCATGCAGGCACTGGACAGTGAGGCAAGCGACGGCGTCGGGCTGGTCTGCGGCTTCTTCCACTTCCAGTCCGGCCTGTCTTCATTGATTATCGAGGGCCTGGCTGACTGGATCTTGCTGCGCGCCGAAGACCCCGCCGGCAGTGCGGCAAGGGCGTTGTTCGAGCTGATTCTGGAGGAATGCCGACGTGCCGCTGGCCCGTCGCAGGCATTGCTGGAGCGGCTGACGCACCTGTTGTTCCTGTACGTGCTGCGCCAGCAGGTAAATGCCGGGCAGTCACTGGGCGGGCTGGTCGCCCTCGCCCGCCAGCCGGCGTTTGCCGGGCTGCTGGAGCAGTTGATCGAGCAACCGGGGCAAGCCTGGACACTGGAGAGCATGGCCGCCTGCACCGGCTTGTCGCGGTCGGCGTTTTTCAAGCGCTTCAATGAACTGGCCGGGCAATCGCCGGGGCAGGTGCTGCTGGCGCTGCGCATGCGCCATGCCAGCCAGTTGCTGCGGGCGGGGAATACTGTGGAACAGGTGGGTGCGCAGGTGGGGTATCAGTCGGTGGCAGCGTTTACCCGGGCGTTTGCCAAGGCGGTAGGGGTGCAGCCGGGGGCGTATCGGCGCCAGCATGAGGGGCGCTGA
- the nrtD_3 gene encoding Nitrate import ATP-binding protein NrtD (*Name nrtD_3), with translation MSQVLLEARDISLGYPREGGWQQVLAQFDLQLAPGEVVSILGPSGVGKSSLLRVLAGLQQPRGGSVALHGQPLQGPHPRLAVAFQDPSLLPWLSLEKNVAFGLDFARQPKLAAAERRARIDHAIAAVGLAHARGQYPAQLSGGMAQRTALARCLARQPEVLLLDEPFGALDEVTRADMQQLLLQLIATHNTAAVLITHDIDEALLLSDRVLLLGNHPAHTLGQWHIDLPQPRTQRVEELGALRIEILKTLRRASRTVEPTSTPLPSEAVHVHG, from the coding sequence ATGAGCCAAGTGTTGCTCGAAGCCCGCGATATCAGCCTGGGCTACCCGCGCGAGGGTGGCTGGCAGCAGGTGCTGGCGCAGTTCGACCTGCAGTTGGCACCCGGTGAAGTGGTGAGCATTCTTGGCCCCAGTGGCGTCGGCAAATCCAGCCTGCTGCGGGTACTGGCCGGCCTGCAACAGCCCCGTGGCGGCAGTGTGGCCTTGCACGGCCAGCCGTTGCAGGGGCCGCATCCCCGGCTGGCGGTGGCTTTCCAGGACCCAAGCCTGCTGCCCTGGCTGAGCCTGGAGAAGAACGTCGCCTTCGGCCTGGACTTCGCCCGCCAGCCCAAGCTGGCTGCTGCCGAGCGGCGCGCGCGCATCGACCATGCGATCGCCGCCGTGGGCCTGGCCCACGCCCGTGGCCAGTACCCGGCGCAGCTGTCCGGCGGCATGGCCCAGCGCACGGCATTGGCCCGCTGCCTGGCCCGCCAGCCCGAAGTGCTGCTGCTGGACGAACCGTTCGGTGCACTGGATGAAGTGACCCGCGCCGACATGCAGCAACTGCTGTTGCAACTGATTGCCACCCATAACACGGCAGCGGTGCTGATCACCCACGATATCGACGAAGCCCTGCTGCTGTCTGACCGGGTTCTGCTACTGGGCAACCACCCAGCGCACACCCTCGGCCAGTGGCACATCGACCTGCCGCAACCGCGCACGCAACGGGTCGAAGAACTGGGCGCCCTGCGCATCGAAATCCTCAAAACCCTTCGGCGGGCAAGCCGCACAGTCGAACCTACCTCAACCCCGTTGCCCTCGGAGGCTGTCCATGTGCATGGATGA